A region from the Wansuia hejianensis genome encodes:
- a CDS encoding helix-turn-helix domain-containing protein, translating to MPRGILPEVKLRAVKDYISGSGSYLSHASELGVGKTVFRRWVNKYKTFGESAFIRTGHNQAYPASFKKYVVETYLNGEGSYRELAVTYNIPSENTIRQWVLK from the coding sequence ATGCCCAGAGGAATATTACCAGAAGTGAAGCTGCGGGCTGTAAAAGATTACATTTCAGGAAGCGGATCCTATCTGTCACACGCCAGCGAACTTGGAGTGGGTAAAACCGTTTTTAGAAGATGGGTTAACAAGTACAAAACATTCGGTGAATCCGCTTTCATAAGAACCGGGCACAATCAAGCCTATCCAGCCTCCTTTAAAAAATATGTTGTTGAAACATATCTAAACGGAGAAGGATCTTACAGGGAACTGGCGGTCACCTATAACATCCCTTCCGAAAATACGATCAGACAGTGGGTTTTGAAGTAA
- a CDS encoding hydantoinase/oxoprolinase family protein, which translates to MIGIGIDTGGTYTDAVVYDMDRKKILCSGKALTTKSELEKGITEALDMLEPDYVKKAELLALSTTLATNACLEDKGSRAKLLMIGMNPEAMGNLEAVYASYGFHDLSQLVFIDGKPEHIFQEPEEPDWEALKRRIPKEFRNCAAAGVVQIYPQADGGKLEKKAKAILEDQIKIPVTTAYDMFDELDVLKRGAGTLLNARLIPLIAEFLAAVKHVMKDRGLDIPIAIMRSDGSLMSEGMAKDYPVETLLSGPAASVVGGSVMAKTSDAVIVDMGGTTTDVALIRGRQPVTAEKGISIGKWRTTVHGLYVDTFLLGGDSAVRFNDKGMFLDLRRVIPISLLAQRHPEVTVKLRGLAEQHRSHTRMLSEFYVLQKDIGRGEGYTREERRICSALKKAPLMAEELAERLGTDIYGLRTERLEAEGVLMRSGLTPTDMMVVKGDFPVYSPDAALAAIEFLAENVPEEAEEIPEKIYRLVEKKLYCNIVRILLKQKYPGKEKVINKKSVQELIEWSYEDAVNGKKGDWISLPVRSELPIVGVGAPIHIFLPRVARLLGTEAIINENASVANAVGAIASQIVTKVQLHVKAEYDGAELKGYSVYEGSEQRMFAEYPEAEKLALKLAEQQVLDKSRRQGASGSPQVKISVKKLRLTEDESSVFFESIVEAVATDQFQISAGGSRSADGCS; encoded by the coding sequence ATGATTGGTATTGGAATTGATACAGGCGGTACTTATACGGATGCAGTCGTGTACGATATGGACAGGAAGAAGATCCTTTGCTCGGGAAAAGCCCTGACGACCAAATCTGAGCTTGAGAAAGGCATAACTGAAGCGCTGGATATGCTGGAGCCCGATTATGTGAAGAAAGCGGAGCTGCTGGCGCTGTCTACCACACTGGCTACTAATGCCTGTCTGGAGGACAAGGGGAGCCGGGCGAAGCTTTTAATGATCGGGATGAATCCCGAAGCGATGGGGAATCTGGAAGCTGTCTATGCCTCTTATGGATTTCATGATCTGAGCCAGCTCGTTTTCATTGACGGCAAGCCGGAGCACATCTTCCAGGAGCCTGAGGAGCCGGACTGGGAAGCTCTGAAACGCCGGATTCCGAAAGAATTCCGCAACTGTGCGGCTGCAGGCGTAGTTCAGATTTACCCCCAGGCGGACGGCGGGAAGCTGGAGAAGAAGGCAAAGGCCATATTAGAAGACCAGATAAAGATACCGGTGACCACGGCTTATGATATGTTTGATGAGCTGGACGTTCTGAAAAGAGGGGCGGGGACGCTTCTGAACGCCCGTCTGATACCGCTGATCGCGGAATTCCTGGCGGCTGTAAAGCATGTCATGAAAGACCGCGGCCTGGATATTCCAATTGCCATCATGCGAAGTGACGGTAGCCTGATGTCGGAAGGCATGGCTAAGGATTATCCGGTGGAAACTTTGTTGTCCGGACCGGCCGCCAGCGTGGTCGGCGGCAGCGTTATGGCGAAGACGTCAGACGCGGTAATTGTGGATATGGGAGGCACCACGACGGATGTTGCCCTGATACGCGGCCGTCAGCCTGTGACGGCGGAAAAAGGAATCTCTATTGGTAAGTGGAGAACGACAGTACATGGCCTGTATGTGGATACGTTCCTCCTGGGAGGGGACAGCGCCGTAAGGTTCAATGACAAGGGGATGTTTCTGGATCTGAGGAGGGTGATTCCGATCTCACTTCTGGCCCAAAGGCATCCGGAAGTGACAGTTAAGCTTCGGGGGCTGGCCGAACAGCACAGGAGCCATACGAGAATGCTCAGTGAATTTTATGTGCTTCAGAAGGATATTGGCCGCGGCGAAGGATATACCAGAGAAGAGCGCAGGATCTGTTCGGCTCTCAAAAAAGCCCCGCTGATGGCGGAAGAGCTGGCGGAGAGGCTGGGAACAGATATTTATGGCCTGCGCACAGAACGTCTGGAAGCGGAAGGCGTGCTGATGAGGAGCGGCCTGACTCCCACTGATATGATGGTGGTTAAGGGCGATTTCCCTGTCTATTCACCGGACGCGGCGCTGGCCGCCATAGAATTTCTGGCAGAGAATGTTCCTGAAGAAGCAGAAGAAATTCCGGAAAAGATATACCGTCTGGTTGAGAAAAAGCTTTACTGCAATATAGTGCGCATCTTATTAAAGCAGAAATATCCTGGGAAAGAGAAGGTAATCAATAAAAAGAGCGTTCAGGAATTGATTGAATGGTCTTATGAGGATGCTGTAAACGGCAAAAAAGGCGATTGGATTTCACTGCCTGTCAGATCGGAACTTCCGATCGTAGGGGTTGGAGCGCCTATCCATATTTTTCTGCCGAGAGTCGCAAGGCTGCTGGGCACGGAAGCGATTATCAATGAAAATGCGTCTGTCGCCAATGCCGTTGGCGCGATTGCCAGCCAGATCGTGACGAAGGTCCAGCTTCATGTAAAAGCGGAATATGACGGGGCGGAGCTGAAGGGCTACTCGGTTTATGAGGGAAGCGAGCAGCGGATGTTCGCAGAATATCCGGAAGCCGAGAAGCTGGCATTGAAACTGGCTGAGCAGCAGGTACTGGATAAATCCAGAAGACAGGGAGCATCCGGCAGCCCGCAGGTGAAGATATCAGTGAAGAAACTCAGGCTCACTGAGGATGAAAGTTCAGTATTTTTTGAAAGTATAGTGGAAGCAGTTGCAACAGATCAGTTTCAGATTTCTGCGGGCGGGAGCCGTTCTGCGGACGGGTGCTCATAA
- a CDS encoding sugar ABC transporter substrate-binding protein — protein MKKKVACLLAIMLSASTLFGCASENGGSDAKSTGTSAASGVSSASSSSGASSGSDSTEGTSASSKSDSAAAGQTGTGTEVELPTTGIGTQITTELKAKEGYKIACIVKNSTNPYMVGCINGVKKAAEDMGFEAITMAPSTNDSVEEQVKIMEDLIETGVDGFVLVPVDSNGIMPGVRKAEEAGIPVVCIGTPAAEETFLRTGVDYTETGRVIAKRVAEQLEGKGKVIILEGPPGAQNAIERLNGINEVLDQYPDIEVVASQTANFKRTEGMNVTENLIQKYKDISAVIACNDESALGAYQAIKAAGMENVLIAGFDGNQDGSAAIQSGELFASYNTDPFGSCYVASAYLVRYLNDGTEPEQYFIPFPSERDDPVITSENVDNYIENIAWWK, from the coding sequence ATGAAGAAAAAAGTGGCATGTCTATTGGCAATTATGTTGTCAGCGTCAACATTGTTTGGCTGTGCATCGGAAAATGGGGGTTCTGATGCGAAATCTACGGGAACGTCTGCTGCATCAGGCGTATCATCCGCGTCATCATCATCCGGTGCATCGTCCGGGTCTGACAGTACAGAAGGTACATCTGCCAGTTCAAAGTCTGACAGCGCCGCGGCGGGACAGACTGGTACAGGCACTGAAGTTGAGCTTCCCACCACAGGAATCGGAACTCAGATCACGACGGAGCTGAAGGCCAAAGAAGGATACAAGATCGCCTGTATTGTGAAGAATTCCACGAATCCGTATATGGTTGGCTGCATTAACGGTGTAAAAAAGGCGGCTGAAGACATGGGGTTTGAAGCTATCACTATGGCGCCTTCCACAAATGATTCCGTGGAAGAGCAGGTAAAAATCATGGAAGACCTGATTGAAACGGGAGTGGACGGGTTCGTTCTGGTCCCCGTGGACAGCAATGGCATCATGCCGGGTGTGCGGAAGGCAGAAGAAGCCGGAATACCGGTGGTCTGCATTGGAACTCCCGCAGCCGAGGAAACATTTCTGAGAACAGGAGTTGACTATACGGAGACAGGACGGGTTATTGCCAAAAGAGTTGCGGAGCAATTAGAAGGCAAAGGTAAAGTCATCATTCTTGAGGGGCCTCCCGGAGCGCAGAATGCCATCGAACGTCTGAACGGTATCAATGAAGTGCTGGACCAGTATCCGGATATCGAAGTGGTTGCTTCCCAGACTGCCAACTTCAAGAGAACGGAAGGCATGAACGTAACTGAAAACCTGATCCAGAAATATAAGGATATCAGCGCGGTCATCGCCTGCAACGATGAGTCTGCGCTGGGAGCATACCAGGCGATTAAGGCAGCGGGTATGGAAAATGTCCTGATTGCAGGTTTTGACGGTAATCAGGATGGCAGCGCGGCGATTCAGAGCGGTGAATTATTTGCCTCTTACAATACAGACCCGTTTGGCTCCTGTTACGTTGCGAGCGCATATCTGGTCCGCTATTTGAACGATGGTACAGAGCCGGAGCAGTATTTCATTCCTTTCCCGTCTGAGCGCGACGACCCGGTTATTACCAGTGAAAACGTGGACAATTATATTGAAAATATTGCATGGTGGAAATGA
- a CDS encoding ASKHA domain-containing protein: MRFCEKIYLTLLPPTEEDPKSDRLRLLDALAALKYSPVEIPLQVLQRLHTSCLEGHYQITVTLVYREKDWVATDVEPGDTRSSHYGIAVDYGSTTIVMQLVDLNTGNVVAQDSEKNGQIQYGTDILTRITYAMEDSSHTEDLHRATIETFRLLLRRMAQETGIPAESCPLMIISGNTTMIHFLLQLDARTVFFAPYAPVTLAPGWFFGSELELGFSGVAYIIPAASNYIGGDIVSGLLNLDFCRDDEVKLFFDIGTNGELVIGSREWLLAGAGAAGPALEGYISRYGVRAQNGAIDTVHIQDGKLSFTTIGNQKPVGICGSGIIDLLAQMRIQGWINIAGTFNPDASSRITYLPEEDQYAVIYADAGESALGEPLYFSQMDISQYLDTKAAAHTMIDCILEYAGCSGSEIARCYLSGAFAAHSNLESAITIGVFPDLPRERYVCIANASLDGARALLLDRSRLKDIRYFTETLYCVQFASIPDFIIRMQAAKFIPHTDMKRYPSVMKRLGKNE, translated from the coding sequence ATGAGATTCTGTGAGAAAATTTATCTTACTTTATTACCCCCGACAGAAGAAGATCCTAAGAGTGACCGTTTACGGCTCTTGGACGCGTTGGCGGCTCTTAAGTATTCGCCCGTGGAGATTCCGCTTCAGGTCCTTCAGCGACTCCATACATCATGTTTGGAGGGACATTACCAGATTACTGTGACTCTGGTATATCGTGAAAAGGATTGGGTGGCCACAGACGTTGAGCCTGGCGATACCCGGAGTTCCCATTATGGAATTGCTGTAGATTACGGGTCCACCACCATCGTGATGCAGCTGGTCGATCTGAATACAGGCAATGTGGTAGCACAGGACAGTGAAAAGAACGGACAGATTCAATACGGAACAGATATTTTGACGCGCATTACTTATGCGATGGAAGACTCTTCACATACAGAGGATCTGCACCGCGCAACAATAGAAACTTTCCGATTGCTGCTCCGGCGGATGGCACAGGAAACCGGGATTCCGGCAGAGAGCTGCCCGTTGATGATTATTTCCGGCAATACGACTATGATCCATTTTCTGTTACAGTTGGATGCCAGGACGGTATTTTTTGCCCCATATGCTCCGGTTACACTGGCTCCCGGATGGTTTTTCGGCAGCGAGCTGGAGCTTGGCTTTTCAGGGGTAGCCTATATCATTCCGGCGGCGTCTAATTATATCGGCGGCGATATAGTCAGCGGCCTTTTGAACCTGGATTTTTGCCGGGACGACGAAGTAAAATTATTCTTTGATATAGGTACAAACGGGGAACTGGTGATTGGCAGCCGCGAATGGCTGCTGGCCGGCGCCGGCGCCGCCGGGCCCGCTCTGGAGGGATATATCAGCCGTTATGGCGTCCGCGCCCAAAACGGCGCCATAGATACTGTGCATATCCAGGACGGAAAGCTTTCTTTCACAACGATTGGCAATCAGAAGCCTGTGGGGATCTGTGGTTCAGGCATTATTGATCTGCTGGCGCAGATGAGAATCCAGGGATGGATCAATATCGCCGGAACATTTAATCCAGATGCTTCTTCACGGATCACTTATCTGCCGGAAGAAGATCAGTATGCCGTTATCTATGCCGATGCCGGGGAATCGGCGCTGGGAGAACCGCTGTATTTTTCTCAGATGGATATCAGCCAGTATCTTGACACGAAAGCGGCCGCCCATACTATGATTGACTGCATTCTGGAATATGCAGGGTGCAGCGGATCAGAGATCGCCCGCTGTTATCTGTCGGGGGCTTTTGCGGCACATTCAAACCTGGAGTCTGCCATAACTATCGGGGTATTCCCCGATCTGCCCCGTGAGAGATACGTCTGCATTGCCAACGCTTCGTTGGATGGCGCCCGCGCCCTGCTGCTGGACCGCAGCCGTCTGAAAGACATCCGTTATTTTACAGAAACGCTGTATTGTGTACAGTTTGCTTCCATACCGGATTTTATAATCCGCATGCAGGCGGCAAAATTTATTCCGCATACGGATATGAAGAGGTATCCGTCCGTTATGAAAAGGCTTGGCAAAAATGAATAG
- a CDS encoding ABC transporter permease: MEKNNKKWKGFLGSVPPIVWMMIIMLVLFSAAADNYLSAQNLMNILRQSVPLLILAIGQTMIVLTGGTDLSLGAQVSFVTVMWILLAQAGMNIYLAAPVAVCFALLIGVANGLLVSKGKVPAFIATFGMQNIVNSIALVLTLGSSIYFSHHVFRNVYESEFLMIPTPIWIAVAVFAGSWILLYRTQFGTNIFGLGGNAEALSLAGVNTTKYYVKTYAFAGLLAGIAGLITACRVESGQPTVGSGWEFEAVAATILGGTSLNEGRGGIGGTVLGVLFLNMLRNGLNISGVSAMYQNAIIGIIVLGAIVMDALMRKGRS; this comes from the coding sequence ATGGAGAAAAATAATAAGAAATGGAAAGGGTTTCTGGGCAGTGTTCCGCCGATTGTCTGGATGATGATTATTATGCTGGTTCTGTTTTCAGCGGCGGCGGATAATTACCTGTCCGCGCAGAACCTGATGAATATTCTGCGGCAGTCGGTCCCGCTTCTGATTTTGGCTATCGGGCAGACGATGATTGTACTGACCGGTGGGACAGATCTTTCTTTGGGCGCCCAGGTGAGCTTTGTGACAGTCATGTGGATCCTGTTGGCCCAGGCGGGCATGAATATCTATCTGGCGGCGCCCGTAGCCGTGTGTTTTGCGTTGCTGATCGGAGTGGCCAACGGGCTTCTGGTGTCCAAGGGAAAGGTGCCGGCGTTCATCGCCACCTTCGGTATGCAGAATATCGTCAACAGCATCGCGCTGGTGCTGACGCTGGGATCGTCTATTTATTTTTCGCACCATGTGTTCCGGAACGTCTATGAAAGTGAGTTTCTCATGATTCCCACGCCGATCTGGATCGCTGTGGCGGTTTTCGCAGGCTCCTGGATTCTGCTGTACCGGACTCAGTTCGGAACCAACATCTTCGGCCTGGGCGGAAATGCGGAGGCCCTGAGCCTGGCAGGGGTAAATACTACGAAATACTATGTGAAAACCTATGCGTTTGCTGGCCTACTGGCCGGAATAGCAGGCCTGATCACCGCCTGCCGGGTAGAGTCAGGACAGCCTACCGTAGGTTCCGGCTGGGAGTTTGAGGCTGTGGCTGCGACGATCCTGGGCGGTACGTCACTGAACGAGGGCAGAGGCGGAATCGGCGGGACGGTACTGGGCGTGCTGTTCCTGAATATGCTGCGGAACGGGCTGAACATATCAGGCGTCTCTGCCATGTACCAGAACGCCATCATCGGAATCATCGTACTGGGCGCCATTGTCATGGATGCTCTGATGCGAAAAGGCCGCAGCTGA
- a CDS encoding sugar ABC transporter ATP-binding protein, translated as MGIVLEAKGISKYFPAMKALDHIDFDLRAGEVHILLGENGAGKSTLAKCLLGAYVPEEGEIFLKGEKLHLNSAKDALEKGIAAVYQEFTLVPYLTVAQNIFLNREFKNKLGLIDHRAMEHKAKEYLHTLNCDYINVKSVVKKLSVAEQQMVEIAKALSFNPKIIVFDEPTATLSEREIDSLFVQIHKLKAEGIGIIYVSHRMQEFSQIGDRITVLRDGRKISTVDVGEKTDEDLVKMMVGRDVTSVYVRNQNQPAEEVLETEDLCDRSGRVKGVTISVRKGEIVGLAGLVGAGRTETARLIFGIDPVKSGRLKVKGQEINGRNTPLRMVRMGMGMVCEDRKQQGLALKDSVAWNIMAVSLKRYFPKGIINNKKMIEICKDYRKSLRIATPNVYKQCKYLSGGNQQKVVLAKWLSNQPEILIFDEPTRGIDIGAKMEIYTLMDRLAGEGKAILLISSELPEIIGMSDRIYVMAEGSITAECVRGEENFNQESIGAMMLGISAGRPAACVSADGEDAGAAFQESGGVNGEK; from the coding sequence ATGGGAATTGTATTGGAAGCAAAAGGAATATCAAAATATTTTCCTGCCATGAAAGCGCTGGATCATATTGACTTTGACCTGCGGGCGGGAGAGGTGCACATCCTGCTGGGGGAGAACGGGGCCGGCAAGAGCACCCTGGCGAAGTGCCTTCTGGGAGCCTATGTCCCGGAAGAGGGGGAAATTTTCCTGAAGGGGGAAAAGCTTCATCTGAACTCGGCGAAGGACGCGCTGGAAAAGGGGATTGCGGCCGTCTATCAGGAGTTCACCCTGGTGCCCTATCTCACGGTTGCTCAGAACATCTTCCTGAACAGGGAGTTCAAGAATAAACTGGGTCTGATTGATCACAGGGCGATGGAACATAAAGCGAAGGAATATTTGCATACCCTGAACTGCGATTACATCAATGTGAAGTCTGTAGTTAAAAAACTGTCTGTGGCTGAGCAGCAGATGGTTGAGATCGCGAAAGCATTATCGTTTAATCCGAAAATAATTGTTTTTGATGAACCGACAGCAACACTCTCAGAGAGGGAGATTGATTCACTGTTCGTTCAAATACATAAATTAAAAGCAGAGGGGATCGGGATTATCTATGTGTCTCACCGGATGCAGGAATTCAGCCAGATCGGAGACAGGATCACCGTGCTTAGGGACGGCAGGAAGATTTCCACAGTGGATGTGGGTGAGAAAACAGATGAGGATCTGGTCAAAATGATGGTAGGCCGGGACGTGACCTCTGTGTATGTGCGCAACCAGAATCAGCCGGCAGAGGAAGTGCTGGAGACAGAAGACCTGTGCGACAGGTCCGGAAGGGTAAAGGGCGTCACGATCAGCGTTAGAAAGGGAGAGATTGTAGGCCTGGCCGGGCTGGTAGGTGCCGGAAGAACAGAGACGGCCCGACTGATCTTCGGCATTGACCCTGTTAAATCAGGGCGGTTAAAGGTAAAGGGACAGGAAATTAACGGCAGGAATACGCCGCTGCGCATGGTAAGGATGGGGATGGGCATGGTCTGCGAGGACAGGAAGCAGCAGGGACTGGCCCTGAAAGATTCCGTGGCATGGAACATCATGGCTGTCAGCCTGAAGCGCTATTTCCCAAAGGGGATCATCAACAACAAAAAAATGATAGAAATATGCAAAGATTACCGGAAAAGCCTGAGGATCGCCACTCCGAATGTCTACAAACAATGTAAATACTTAAGCGGCGGCAATCAGCAGAAGGTGGTGCTGGCAAAATGGCTGAGCAATCAGCCGGAGATCCTGATCTTTGACGAGCCTACCAGAGGGATTGATATCGGCGCGAAGATGGAGATTTACACGCTGATGGACAGACTGGCAGGAGAAGGAAAGGCCATCCTGCTGATTTCCTCCGAGCTTCCGGAAATCATCGGGATGAGCGACAGAATCTATGTGATGGCGGAAGGAAGCATCACGGCTGAATGCGTCCGCGGTGAAGAGAACTTTAACCAGGAATCCATCGGGGCCATGATGCTGGGAATATCCGCAGGCCGTCCTGCGGCCTGCGTTTCTGCGGACGGAGAGGATGCCGGCGCTGCCTTTCAGGAGTCAGGAGGCGTGAATGGAGAAAAATAA
- a CDS encoding IS3 family transposase, whose product MENENQKRKCQNSKSCGQKTGFCGQKKNTHNGGGLPKKTCRNRKEAGLSRQRKKHIYQVIKEEHGEHHYPSRSLCKLVGITRAAYYKWLNHIETANDRLNKQISDRLEAIHQEHPDMGYRRLNDKLRHDHGIKVNDKRILRICRKQQIRSNLKYRYDGCTRPSKNPAFIAENILNRDFHADSLNKKWITDVTEFKYGTSFDHIHKLYLSVILDLCDHRPVAYVLSAHNNNQLVFDTFDQAVKNNPGAHPIIHSDRGFQYTSRVFYQKLIDAGMIQSMSRVAHCTDNGPMEGFWGILKREMYYGRKYPYQKGTCTSDNSIYRLLHK is encoded by the coding sequence GTGGAAAACGAAAACCAGAAGCGGAAATGTCAGAACTCGAAAAGCTGCGGGCAGAAAACCGGATTTTGCGGGCAGAAAAAGAACACGCACAATGGAGGCGGACTTCCTAAAAAAACTTGCAGAAATCGAAAGGAGGCGGGGCTGAGCCGGCAAAGGAAGAAACACATTTATCAGGTGATTAAAGAGGAACATGGAGAACACCATTACCCGAGCCGCTCCTTATGTAAACTTGTCGGCATTACAAGAGCGGCTTACTACAAATGGCTGAACCATATAGAAACAGCAAATGACCGGCTGAACAAACAGATTTCCGACCGGTTGGAAGCAATTCATCAAGAACATCCTGACATGGGATATCGGAGATTGAATGACAAACTCCGTCACGATCATGGCATCAAAGTAAATGATAAGAGGATTCTACGTATATGCAGGAAGCAGCAGATAAGGTCAAACTTGAAATATCGTTATGACGGCTGTACCAGACCATCGAAAAATCCAGCTTTTATAGCAGAAAATATTTTAAACAGAGACTTTCATGCAGATAGTCTGAACAAGAAATGGATAACTGATGTAACAGAGTTTAAGTATGGCACTTCCTTTGACCATATCCATAAGCTATACCTGAGTGTGATTCTGGACTTATGTGATCATCGTCCAGTTGCATATGTGTTAAGTGCTCACAATAACAATCAACTGGTATTTGATACATTCGACCAGGCAGTAAAGAACAATCCGGGAGCTCATCCAATCATTCATAGTGATCGGGGATTCCAATATACCTCCCGTGTATTTTACCAAAAGCTGATAGACGCGGGAATGATACAGAGCATGTCCCGAGTGGCGCACTGTACGGATAATGGACCTATGGAAGGATTCTGGGGGATTCTAAAACGTGAAATGTATTATGGGAGGAAGTATCCATACCAGAAAGGAACTTGTACAAGCGATAACAGCATATATAGACTATTACATAAATGA
- the spoVT gene encoding stage V sporulation protein T has product MKATGIVRRIDDLGRVVIPKEIRRTMRIREGEPMEIFTGREGEIILKKYSPIGELGVFAREYAQSLSQVSGHLVCISDHDQIIAACGPDQKEYQGKNISTELEQAITDRESISAGRNERGFIPVAEGDKLESSSQVVVPIISAGDAIGSVVLLGKTTGNKMGEAEQKLAMAASLFLGKQMEQ; this is encoded by the coding sequence ATGAAGGCAACAGGGATTGTACGTAGAATAGATGACCTGGGAAGGGTGGTGATTCCTAAGGAGATCCGGCGAACCATGCGGATACGGGAAGGTGAGCCCATGGAGATATTTACCGGGAGAGAGGGCGAAATCATATTGAAAAAATATTCGCCTATCGGGGAGCTGGGGGTATTCGCAAGGGAATATGCCCAGTCTCTGTCTCAAGTCAGCGGCCATCTGGTGTGTATTTCCGATCATGACCAGATCATAGCGGCCTGCGGGCCGGACCAGAAAGAATATCAGGGTAAAAATATCAGCACAGAGCTGGAACAAGCTATCACAGACCGGGAAAGCATCAGCGCGGGGAGGAATGAAAGAGGATTTATCCCGGTGGCAGAAGGTGACAAGCTGGAAAGTTCATCCCAGGTAGTCGTGCCCATCATCAGCGCAGGAGACGCCATTGGATCGGTGGTGCTGCTGGGGAAAACAACCGGGAATAAAATGGGAGAAGCGGAGCAAAAGCTGGCCATGGCGGCTTCACTGTTTCTCGGGAAGCAGATGGAGCAATAG
- a CDS encoding helix-turn-helix domain-containing protein yields the protein MTKGRKTTFDERVEIVQYCIAHNHNYAKTSEQFEISYQQVRNYTIKYEKQGVEALRDRRGKRKPEAEMSELEKLRAENRILRAEKEHAQWRRTS from the coding sequence ATGACCAAAGGAAGAAAAACCACCTTCGATGAACGAGTCGAAATCGTGCAATACTGCATCGCCCATAACCATAATTATGCCAAGACATCAGAACAGTTTGAGATTTCTTACCAACAGGTACGTAATTATACTATAAAATACGAGAAGCAGGGAGTGGAGGCTCTTCGTGACAGACGTGGAAAACGAAAACCAGAAGCGGAAATGTCAGAACTCGAAAAGCTGCGGGCAGAAAACCGGATTTTGCGGGCAGAAAAAGAACACGCACAATGGAGGCGGACTTCCTAA